A stretch of DNA from Thermodesulfobacteriota bacterium:
CCCTGCTCGCCTCCATCGGCATCTCGATCCTGGTGGCCCTGGTGCTGGTGAACCGGCCCCTCCATCGCCTGCTCCGCAAGATGAAGGAGGTCGAAACCCAGGAGCAGGGCGAGGACCTGGTGGTCACCGGCGAGGACGAGGTGACCCTTCTGGGCGAAACCTATGACAGCATGATGGCCGCCATCGAGTCCCGCAACCGGACGATCCAGGAGCAGATGGAAGAGCACCTGGCCCTCTTCAACGTCAGCGCCATCCTCAACCGGAGCGGCTCCATCGACGACAGCATCCATCTCATCCTGCAGGCCCTGAGCCTGGGCTTCAAGGTAGAGAGGAGCGCGGTGCTGCTGTTCGACGAGACCGGGCTCCTTCGGGTCAAGGGGCAGTACGGCATGTCGGCAGACGAGCTGGACCTGGCCGCCACCTCCCTGCTGCTGCCGCCGCTGGCCGACCAGATCATGGCCGGCGAGCCGGTGGTGGCGGACAGCCCCGGTCCCGGGCTCCCCCGCTTTCTGGTGGTGCCCCTCAAGACGGCGGGGAGGATCCTGGGGGTCATCACCGTGCACCGGGTGACCGGCGGCGCCATCGAGGACGAAGCGCTTCGCCGCTCCTTTGCCATCGTCTCCACCACCATGGCGCCCCATTTCTCCGTCGGGCTGAGCCAGGAGGAGAAGAAGATGATGAAGGTGAGCCCGTTTGGCGCCTTTCAAGAATCGGTGGACGCCGAGATCCACAAGGTGCAGGAGTACATGGGGAGCTTGTCCCTGGCCCTCGTCCGGGTCAGCGACTACCCCGAGCGGTGCGCCCGGGATGGGGTCCTGGCCGCCTCCGCGGCGGTGCAGGAGCTGGGCCGCCAGCTGTCGGCAGCCCTGGCGGTGGTCCACGAAAGCACCCGGATCAGCGCCGACACCATTGCCGTGGTCCTGCCCATGCTGGACCGGCTGGAGGCGAGCGACGCCCTTGGCCCGGCCCTGGCCACGGTCTCAACAGGCATGGCCCTGACGACGGTCATCGCCTCCTCGCCCCAGGACGGGGCCACCGCCCTGGAGCTGCTGCACGCCGCCCATTGAGCGGGGAGCCATGCCCAGGAGGTCGCCACGCCTGGGATGGCCAAGGTAGTCTGGGAAAAGCCGGTGCTCAGACCGGCCGGCTGCATGGGGAAGGGGAAAGGCGGTGCGACCGGCTCTGCCGTGGTCACACGGCCGGCTGTCCTGGCCGTCCGGACCCGCATCTGGTGGGGCTTGGCCAGCGCCATGGCCAGGGGCTGGGCAGGCGGCCCAGTCACGGAAGGGGAAACAGTGGTGATGCTACGAAGGATCTATATCGACAACTTCCGATGTCTGGTCAATTTCGAGCTGCGTCTCGGCGAGGTGGCGCTTCTCTTGGGAGTTGCCATGCGCGGGGCGCACCCAGGCCGGCCTCAGGCAGGGTTTGTACCCCGCCGGCCGGGCGGCTGAGCCAGCTCCACGGACAATCGTCGGGCTGCAAGCTCAGCGCAAGCCCCCAGCCACCAGGCCGGCATAGGCCTGGTCGGCCCGATCCCGGACCTCCTGCTCCAGCCGCGCAAAGCTCGCCAAAAGCTCCCGGGCGAACGGAGTGAGGCACGACCCCCGCCCTTCCCGTACCACCAGGACCCTGCCCAGCCGCTCTTCCGAGGCCTTCACCCGGCCCCACAGCGCCCGGTAGCTCATCTGCAGCTCCCTGGCCGCCATCTGCAACGAGCGGTGGCGGTCGATGGCCATGAGCATCCGGTAGCGACCGTTGCCGAAGACCACCTGGCCGTTCGCGTCCTCGATCCAGATCTTGGAGCGGATTCTGAACCGTTCCCTGTTGTCCATCGCCCGGCCACCTCCCTGGTTCTGGTTGTTGCCCTGCCCGCCGCCGATCACCTATGTCAATATTGACATAGGTTGGGTGCTTGCAGTATATGAACCGGTTCGGGCCGGGCTATCCCGGCGTGGCGCAACGGATCCAGCGCAGGATTTGGACACCATGGCTTCGATCTCCCTGGTCATCGATACCGTGCCGGTGACGGCGCCGGCGGGCAGCACCATTCTTGATGCGGCCCGCCAGGCCGGGATCGTCATCCCCACCTTGTGTCACCTGCCGGGAAAGCTCCCGGCCGATTGCGGCATCTGCGTCGTCGCTGTTGCCGCTGCGGGGCAGTTGGTGCCGGCCTGCTCCACCCCGGTGACCGAGGGGATGGTGGTGGCAACCGCCACCCGCAAGGTCCAGGCCCATCGCCAGGAGCGGCTGGCGCTGCTGGCCAGCACCCATTTCGGCGACTGCAAGGCGCCCTGCAACCTGACCTGTCCGGGCCAGATCAACGTTCAGGGATATATCGCCCATGTGGCCAAAGGGCAATATGCCGAGGCGGTGCGGCTGGTCATGGAGCGCAATCCCTTCCCCTTTTCGGTGGGCCGGGTCTGTCCGCGCTTCTGCGAGACCCGGTGCCGCCGCCTCCTGGTGGACGAGCCGGTTTC
This window harbors:
- a CDS encoding LysR family transcriptional regulator; the encoded protein is MDNRERFRIRSKIWIEDANGQVVFGNGRYRMLMAIDRHRSLQMAARELQMSYRALWGRVKASEERLGRVLVVREGRGSCLTPFARELLASFARLEQEVRDRADQAYAGLVAGGLR